The genomic segment GACTTCGGCGCCTTGGAGGACGTTTTTCAGACCCTGCCCTTTGCGGCGGGGCGCCCCAGCCTCATCCTTGCCCACACCGTGCGCGGAAAGGGCGTGCCCAGCCTGGAGGGACGCGTGGACCGCTGGTTCGCCCGCTTCCAAGCGGGGGAGGTGGAAGCCCTCATCCGAGAGCTCCGTGGTGGCCCCCGCGCCAACCTGGCGGGTGACGGGCTCGTGGTGAGATGAAACCATGACCTACGAAGATGCTCTCGGGGCTTTGGCAGGGTCCCGCGAGGACGTTGTTGTCCTCACGGCGGAGAATCGGGCTCCGATTCGCAACCTGCCATCAGCCCTTGGAGAGCGGTTCGTCGATGTTGGCATCTGCGAGGAAACCCTGGTCGGGGCCGCCGCCGGCCTGGCCCTGCGCGGACGCACGCCCGTGGTCCATGCCCTCGCCGCCTTTCTCACCATGAGGGCCTTCGAGTTTGTGCGCACGGACGTGGGCCTCGGCCGCCTGCCCGTGAAACTTGTCGGCTACGTGCCAGGTTTCCTCTCCGAAGCCAACGGCCCCACCCACCAGGCTCTCGAAGACGTCGCGCTCATGCGGGGCATTCCGGGAATGCAGGTCTTCTGTCCGGCCGACGAGATGGAGCTGGTTCAGGCGCTACCCGTCCTGTGCGACGACCGCTCACCGTGCTACATACGGTATAACGCCGGGCCGGCCCGGGCTCCCCACACACGTCCCTTCGCAATTGGCGAGGCCGAGGTTCTCGGGGAGGGGAACGTGGTCACCATCCT from the Vicinamibacteria bacterium genome contains:
- a CDS encoding transketolase C-terminal domain-containing protein produces the protein MTYEDALGALAGSREDVVVLTAENRAPIRNLPSALGERFVDVGICEETLVGAAAGLALRGRTPVVHALAAFLTMRAFEFVRTDVGLGRLPVKLVGYVPGFLSEANGPTHQALEDVALMRGIPGMQVFCPADEMELVQALPVLCDDRSPCYIRYNAGPARAPHTRPFAIGEAEVLGEGNVVTILTYGLLVREALKAQEHLDSQGVATRVVNLRMLKPIDERVLLESAHDSQMVVTLEDHFLVGGLRSIVAELFVRQGLVRPLLPIALEERWFRPALLDDVLEHEGFEGGMIAKRILRALESPPKRGERAWPMV